A genomic region of Alligator mississippiensis isolate rAllMis1 chromosome 4, rAllMis1, whole genome shotgun sequence contains the following coding sequences:
- the PEX26 gene encoding peroxisome assembly protein 26, whose product MKGSAGPAPGLAAAAALLEEAADLLVVHVDFAAALDACERGCDLLAGRPRPGSEEVKCSLCIVGIQALSEMNRWREVLSWVLRYYHTPEHLPPKVLELCILLYSRVREPHVMLEVGSDWLRDLTNKSLSSYGTVMELYLLHVLLPLGQFAEAEELAQSCEVFDKEQQLLTLSTIHERRHQWVQHEEMQSTPREQPVTVRQRTLGSLPEKFLTMLKLLHRVLRFMSSHFCFISYKKMLLAAFMLYLVVVRLDPAAPTSLPFLYKLVQLFHQAWAAVFSPPHKPRVQD is encoded by the exons ATGAAGGGTTCGGCGGGCCCTGCGCCCGgcctcgccgccgccgccgcgctgcTGGAGGAGGCCGCGGACCTGCTCGTGGTGCACGTGGACTTTGCGGCCGCTCTGGACGCCTGCGAGCGCGGCTGCGACCTCCTGGCCGGCCGCCCCCGCCCCGG CTCAGAAGAAGTGAAATGTTCCCTGTGCATTGTGGGGATCCAGGCCCTGTCAGAGATGAACCGGTGGAGAGAAGTGCTTTCTTGGGTCCTGCGGTATTACCACACCCCTGAACATCTGCCTCCAAAAGTCTTGGAGCTGTG TATCCTTTTATATAGCAGAGTGAGGGAGCCCCATGTGATGTTGGAAGTTGGCAGTGACTGGTTAAGGGATCTAACCAACAaaagcctttcttcatatggcacTGTGATGGAGCTCTATCTATTGCATGTGCTGCTGCCTCTTGGACAGTTTGCAGAAGCAGAGGAACTGGCACAGAGCTGTGAAGTTTTTGACAAAGAGCAACAGCTCTTGACTCTCAGTACCATTCATGAGAGGAGGCATCAGTGGGTACAACATGAAGAGATGCAGTCAACTCCCAGAGAGCAGCCTGTCACAGTGAGGCAGAGGACATTGG GCTCTCTACCTGAAAAGTTCTTGACCATGCTGAAACTTCTACATAGAGTACTGAGGTTCATGTCAAGCCACTTCTGTTTTATCTCTTACAAAAAGATGCTATTGGCTGCTTTTATGCTATACCTTGTTGTGGTGAGACTCGACCCAG ctgctcccacatccctgccctTCCTTTACAAGCTGGTCCAGCTTTTCCAtcaggcctgggcagctgtgtTTTCTCCACCCCACAAGCCTCGAGTTCAAGACTAA